The Carassius auratus strain Wakin chromosome 40, ASM336829v1, whole genome shotgun sequence genome has a segment encoding these proteins:
- the LOC113058865 gene encoding protein IWS1 homolog produces the protein MDGDEEIRSDDGSATPVQDEPEEARPPSPPSEDEGSDNEDAAHGRTSENADSGSDHEARGGRDGSDSEPEPPRPADSDEEEEGSSPVKRRASTSDMEEEQEEKPLPASDSEPEETEKRHSPKSDAASDSDEDKPKQKTQRDSDAEEEEQEEEEGGRKEKGKWKAVMNSDSDEEEERPKQEAGSDEDEGPKRQALASDDDEDEKPVKRKKAVLSDSDEDEEKEVKKSRLVSDDEDSGSDEGSGAPDKSLAAKLKELGSDSEDEEDTMKKDTGKKDETALFGSDSDSGDDEEEKMIADIFGESGDEEEEEFTGFNQEELEAERPQTQAPGPKGAEIDSDSDDDVDRGGKDMSFMSDFDIMLARKKAQSGKRRRNRDGGTFISDADDVVSAMVIKMTEAAEEDRTLNSRKKPALKKLMLLPTVVMHLKEAGSEGHVHRQRCDDGHKGVDQSSPR, from the exons atggatGGAGACGAGGAGATCCGCTCAG ATGATGGCAGCGCTACTCCAGTCCAGGACGAGCCGGAGGAGGCCAGACCCCCATCACCACCGTCTGAG GATGAAGGCAGTGATAACGAGGACGCGGCTCACGGCAGGACGTCTGAGAACGCAGACAGCGGCTCGGATCACGAGGCCCGTGGAGGACGAGACGGGAGCGATTCAGAGCCCGAGCCGCCGCGGCCCGCAGACAgcgatgaggaagaggagggcaGCTCTCCTGTGAAGCGAAGAGCGAGCACCTCGGACATGGAGGAGGAACAGGAGGAGAAACCACTCCCAGCCAGTGACTCAGAGCCGGAGGAAACAGAGAAGAGACACAGCCCTAAATCAGACGCGGCCAGTGATTCAGACGAGGACAAACCCAAACAGAAAACTCAGAGAGACTCTGATGCAGAAGAAGAGGAacaggaggaggaagagggagggaggaaggagAAGGGAAAGTGGAAAGCTGTGATGAACTCAGAcagtgatgaagaggaggagcGACCGAAGCAGGAAGCAGGAAGTGATGAGGACGAAGGACCCAAACGACAGGCTCTGGccagtgatgatgatgaagatgagaaGCCTG TCAAGAGGAAGAAAGCCGTTCTGTCAGACagtgatgaagatgaggagaaaG AGGTGAAGAAGAGCCGGCTGGTGTCTGATGATGAAGACTCCGGCAGTGATGAAGGCTCTGGAGCTCCTGATAAGAGTTTAGCAGCTAAACTGAAGGAGCTGGGCTCAGACAGCGAGGATGAGGAGGACACGATGAAGAAGGACACAGGGAAGAAGGACGAGACCGCTCTGTTCGGCAGCGACAGCGACTCTGGCGACGACGAGGAAGA GAAAATGATCGCAGACATCTTTGGAGAGTCCggtgatgaggaagaggaggagtttACG ggcttCAATCAAGAGGAGCTGGAGGCCGAGCGGCCGCAGACTCAGGCGCCGGGGCCGAAGGGAGCGGAGATCGACTCTGATTCAGACGACGATGTGGACAGAGGAGGAAAAGA CATGTCCTTCATGTCAGACTTTGACATCATGCTGGCCCGGAAGAAAGCCCAGAGCGGGAAACGCAGACGCAACCGAGACGGAGGAACGTTCATCAGCGACGCCGATGATGTCGTGAGCGCCATGGTCATCAAAATGACAGAAGCAGCAGAG gaggacCGGACTCTGAACAGCAGGAAGAAGCCGGCTCTGAAGAAGCTCATGCTGCTGCCCACCGTGGTGATGCATCTGAAAGAA gcaggATCTGAAGGACACGTTCATAGACAGCGGTGTGATGACGGCCATAAAGGAGTGGATCAGTCCTCTCCCAGATAA
- the LOC113058866 gene encoding integrin-linked kinase-associated serine/threonine phosphatase 2C-like isoform X3: MDLFDDLPEPTNDPGPVKAKKPEEEERGEKRKRDVSSQDTEVEDKKQEEKKVSDLPKLMGFVSARRGEREEMQDAHVLLPELTATNLPSQVSRLAYFAVFDGHGGARASQFAAENLHQTLLSKFPKGDVENLEKLVRKCLLDTFRQTDEDFLKKASSQKPAWKDGSTATCMLVVDDVLYVANLGDSRAVLCRLEQAEDSGKRKCVTLALSKEHNPTIYEERMRIQRAGGSVRDGRVLGVLEVSRSIGDGQYKRCGVISTPDLRRCQLSRHDKFVLLACDGLFKVFSADEALQFVLNILENEAVELKEGQSEGAGRFEAACQRLASEAVRRGSADNVTVILVSIEF; this comes from the exons ATGGATTTATTTGATGATCTTCCGGAACCTACAAATGATCCAG GTCCTGTGAAAGCCAAGAAGCCGGAGGAAGAGGAACgaggagagaagaggaagagggacGTAAGCTCGCAGGACACAGAGGTGGAGGACAAGaaacaagaggaaaagaaagTTT CAGATCTGCCGAAGCTGATGGGTTTTGTCTCAGCGAGACGCGGCGAACGAGAGGAGATGCAAGATGCACACGTCCTGCTTCCAGAGCTGACAGCCACCAACCTCCCCTCTCAAGT ttctcGTCTGGCCTACTTCGCAGTGTTTGATGGTCACGGTGGAGCTCGAGCCTCACAGTTTGCTGCTGAGAATCTCCATCAGACGCTGCTCAGCAAATTTCCTAAAG GTGACGTGGAGAATTTGGAGAAGCTGGTGAGGAAGTGTCTGCTGGACACCTTTCGTCAGACAGATGAGGATTTCCTGAAGAAAGCCTCCAGCCA gaagCCCGCGTGGAAGGACGGCTCCACAGCCACATGTATGCTGGTGGTTGATGATGTTCTGTATGTGGCAAACCTAGGAGACAGTAGA GCAGTGCTGTGTCGCTTGGAGCAGGCTGAGGATTCTGGGAAGAGGAAGTGTGTGACTCTGGCTCTCAGTAAAGAGCACAACCCCACCATATACGAGGAGCGCATGAGGATTCAGAGAGCGGGCGGCtcggtcag GGACGGCCGTGTGCTGGGAGTGCTGGAAGTGTCTCGCTCCATCGGTGACGGTCAGTATAAACGCTGCGGAGTGATTTCCACTCCAGACCTGCGGCGCTGTCAGCTCAGTCGACATGACAA gtttgTTCTCTTGGCATGCGATGGgctttttaaagtgttttctgCAGATGAGGCCCTTCAGTTCGTCCTCAATATTCTAGAG aatGAAGCTGTGGAGCTGAAGGAGGGGCAGAGTGAGGGGGCGGGGCGATTTGAGGCCGCTTGTCAGCGATTGGCCAGTGAGGCAGTGAGGCGGGGCAGTGCAGACAACGTCACTGTCATTCTGGTCTCTATTGAGTTCTga
- the LOC113058866 gene encoding integrin-linked kinase-associated serine/threonine phosphatase 2C-like isoform X5 — protein MGFVSARRGEREEMQDAHVLLPELTATNLPSQVSRLAYFAVFDGHGGARASQFAAENLHQTLLSKFPKGDVENLEKLVRKCLLDTFRQTDEDFLKKASSQKPAWKDGSTATCMLVVDDVLYVANLGDSRAVLCRLEQAEDSGKRKCVTLALSKEHNPTIYEERMRIQRAGGSVRDGRVLGVLEVSRSIGDGQYKRCGVISTPDLRRCQLSRHDKFVLLACDGLFKVFSADEALQFVLNILENEAVELKEGQSEGAGRFEAACQRLASEAVRRGSADNVTVILVSIEF, from the exons ATGGGTTTTGTCTCAGCGAGACGCGGCGAACGAGAGGAGATGCAAGATGCACACGTCCTGCTTCCAGAGCTGACAGCCACCAACCTCCCCTCTCAAGT ttctcGTCTGGCCTACTTCGCAGTGTTTGATGGTCACGGTGGAGCTCGAGCCTCACAGTTTGCTGCTGAGAATCTCCATCAGACGCTGCTCAGCAAATTTCCTAAAG GTGACGTGGAGAATTTGGAGAAGCTGGTGAGGAAGTGTCTGCTGGACACCTTTCGTCAGACAGATGAGGATTTCCTGAAGAAAGCCTCCAGCCA gaagCCCGCGTGGAAGGACGGCTCCACAGCCACATGTATGCTGGTGGTTGATGATGTTCTGTATGTGGCAAACCTAGGAGACAGTAGA GCAGTGCTGTGTCGCTTGGAGCAGGCTGAGGATTCTGGGAAGAGGAAGTGTGTGACTCTGGCTCTCAGTAAAGAGCACAACCCCACCATATACGAGGAGCGCATGAGGATTCAGAGAGCGGGCGGCtcggtcag GGACGGCCGTGTGCTGGGAGTGCTGGAAGTGTCTCGCTCCATCGGTGACGGTCAGTATAAACGCTGCGGAGTGATTTCCACTCCAGACCTGCGGCGCTGTCAGCTCAGTCGACATGACAA gtttgTTCTCTTGGCATGCGATGGgctttttaaagtgttttctgCAGATGAGGCCCTTCAGTTCGTCCTCAATATTCTAGAG aatGAAGCTGTGGAGCTGAAGGAGGGGCAGAGTGAGGGGGCGGGGCGATTTGAGGCCGCTTGTCAGCGATTGGCCAGTGAGGCAGTGAGGCGGGGCAGTGCAGACAACGTCACTGTCATTCTGGTCTCTATTGAGTTCTga
- the LOC113058866 gene encoding integrin-linked kinase-associated serine/threonine phosphatase 2C-like isoform X2, whose product MDLFDDLPEPTNDPGPVKAKKPEEEERGEKRKRDVSSQDTEVEDKKQEEKKVCKDLPKLMGFVSARRGEREEMQDAHVLLPELTATNLPSQVSRLAYFAVFDGHGGARASQFAAENLHQTLLSKFPKGDVENLEKLVRKCLLDTFRQTDEDFLKKASSQKPAWKDGSTATCMLVVDDVLYVANLGDSRAVLCRLEQAEDSGKRKCVTLALSKEHNPTIYEERMRIQRAGGSVRDGRVLGVLEVSRSIGDGQYKRCGVISTPDLRRCQLSRHDKFVLLACDGLFKVFSADEALQFVLNILENEAVELKEGQSEGAGRFEAACQRLASEAVRRGSADNVTVILVSIEF is encoded by the exons ATGGATTTATTTGATGATCTTCCGGAACCTACAAATGATCCAG GTCCTGTGAAAGCCAAGAAGCCGGAGGAAGAGGAACgaggagagaagaggaagagggacGTAAGCTCGCAGGACACAGAGGTGGAGGACAAGaaacaagaggaaaagaaagTTTGTAAAG ATCTGCCGAAGCTGATGGGTTTTGTCTCAGCGAGACGCGGCGAACGAGAGGAGATGCAAGATGCACACGTCCTGCTTCCAGAGCTGACAGCCACCAACCTCCCCTCTCAAGT ttctcGTCTGGCCTACTTCGCAGTGTTTGATGGTCACGGTGGAGCTCGAGCCTCACAGTTTGCTGCTGAGAATCTCCATCAGACGCTGCTCAGCAAATTTCCTAAAG GTGACGTGGAGAATTTGGAGAAGCTGGTGAGGAAGTGTCTGCTGGACACCTTTCGTCAGACAGATGAGGATTTCCTGAAGAAAGCCTCCAGCCA gaagCCCGCGTGGAAGGACGGCTCCACAGCCACATGTATGCTGGTGGTTGATGATGTTCTGTATGTGGCAAACCTAGGAGACAGTAGA GCAGTGCTGTGTCGCTTGGAGCAGGCTGAGGATTCTGGGAAGAGGAAGTGTGTGACTCTGGCTCTCAGTAAAGAGCACAACCCCACCATATACGAGGAGCGCATGAGGATTCAGAGAGCGGGCGGCtcggtcag GGACGGCCGTGTGCTGGGAGTGCTGGAAGTGTCTCGCTCCATCGGTGACGGTCAGTATAAACGCTGCGGAGTGATTTCCACTCCAGACCTGCGGCGCTGTCAGCTCAGTCGACATGACAA gtttgTTCTCTTGGCATGCGATGGgctttttaaagtgttttctgCAGATGAGGCCCTTCAGTTCGTCCTCAATATTCTAGAG aatGAAGCTGTGGAGCTGAAGGAGGGGCAGAGTGAGGGGGCGGGGCGATTTGAGGCCGCTTGTCAGCGATTGGCCAGTGAGGCAGTGAGGCGGGGCAGTGCAGACAACGTCACTGTCATTCTGGTCTCTATTGAGTTCTga
- the LOC113058866 gene encoding integrin-linked kinase-associated serine/threonine phosphatase 2C-like isoform X1, translating into MDLFDDLPEPTNDPGPVKAKKPEEEERGEKRKRDVSSQDTEVEDKKQEEKKVCKADLPKLMGFVSARRGEREEMQDAHVLLPELTATNLPSQVSRLAYFAVFDGHGGARASQFAAENLHQTLLSKFPKGDVENLEKLVRKCLLDTFRQTDEDFLKKASSQKPAWKDGSTATCMLVVDDVLYVANLGDSRAVLCRLEQAEDSGKRKCVTLALSKEHNPTIYEERMRIQRAGGSVRDGRVLGVLEVSRSIGDGQYKRCGVISTPDLRRCQLSRHDKFVLLACDGLFKVFSADEALQFVLNILENEAVELKEGQSEGAGRFEAACQRLASEAVRRGSADNVTVILVSIEF; encoded by the exons ATGGATTTATTTGATGATCTTCCGGAACCTACAAATGATCCAG GTCCTGTGAAAGCCAAGAAGCCGGAGGAAGAGGAACgaggagagaagaggaagagggacGTAAGCTCGCAGGACACAGAGGTGGAGGACAAGaaacaagaggaaaagaaagTTTGTAAAG CAGATCTGCCGAAGCTGATGGGTTTTGTCTCAGCGAGACGCGGCGAACGAGAGGAGATGCAAGATGCACACGTCCTGCTTCCAGAGCTGACAGCCACCAACCTCCCCTCTCAAGT ttctcGTCTGGCCTACTTCGCAGTGTTTGATGGTCACGGTGGAGCTCGAGCCTCACAGTTTGCTGCTGAGAATCTCCATCAGACGCTGCTCAGCAAATTTCCTAAAG GTGACGTGGAGAATTTGGAGAAGCTGGTGAGGAAGTGTCTGCTGGACACCTTTCGTCAGACAGATGAGGATTTCCTGAAGAAAGCCTCCAGCCA gaagCCCGCGTGGAAGGACGGCTCCACAGCCACATGTATGCTGGTGGTTGATGATGTTCTGTATGTGGCAAACCTAGGAGACAGTAGA GCAGTGCTGTGTCGCTTGGAGCAGGCTGAGGATTCTGGGAAGAGGAAGTGTGTGACTCTGGCTCTCAGTAAAGAGCACAACCCCACCATATACGAGGAGCGCATGAGGATTCAGAGAGCGGGCGGCtcggtcag GGACGGCCGTGTGCTGGGAGTGCTGGAAGTGTCTCGCTCCATCGGTGACGGTCAGTATAAACGCTGCGGAGTGATTTCCACTCCAGACCTGCGGCGCTGTCAGCTCAGTCGACATGACAA gtttgTTCTCTTGGCATGCGATGGgctttttaaagtgttttctgCAGATGAGGCCCTTCAGTTCGTCCTCAATATTCTAGAG aatGAAGCTGTGGAGCTGAAGGAGGGGCAGAGTGAGGGGGCGGGGCGATTTGAGGCCGCTTGTCAGCGATTGGCCAGTGAGGCAGTGAGGCGGGGCAGTGCAGACAACGTCACTGTCATTCTGGTCTCTATTGAGTTCTga
- the LOC113058866 gene encoding integrin-linked kinase-associated serine/threonine phosphatase 2C-like isoform X4, with product MDLFDDLPEPTNDPGPVKAKKPEEEERGEKRKRDVSSQDTEVEDKKQEEKKVYLPKLMGFVSARRGEREEMQDAHVLLPELTATNLPSQVSRLAYFAVFDGHGGARASQFAAENLHQTLLSKFPKGDVENLEKLVRKCLLDTFRQTDEDFLKKASSQKPAWKDGSTATCMLVVDDVLYVANLGDSRAVLCRLEQAEDSGKRKCVTLALSKEHNPTIYEERMRIQRAGGSVRDGRVLGVLEVSRSIGDGQYKRCGVISTPDLRRCQLSRHDKFVLLACDGLFKVFSADEALQFVLNILENEAVELKEGQSEGAGRFEAACQRLASEAVRRGSADNVTVILVSIEF from the exons ATGGATTTATTTGATGATCTTCCGGAACCTACAAATGATCCAG GTCCTGTGAAAGCCAAGAAGCCGGAGGAAGAGGAACgaggagagaagaggaagagggacGTAAGCTCGCAGGACACAGAGGTGGAGGACAAGaaacaagaggaaaagaaagTTT ATCTGCCGAAGCTGATGGGTTTTGTCTCAGCGAGACGCGGCGAACGAGAGGAGATGCAAGATGCACACGTCCTGCTTCCAGAGCTGACAGCCACCAACCTCCCCTCTCAAGT ttctcGTCTGGCCTACTTCGCAGTGTTTGATGGTCACGGTGGAGCTCGAGCCTCACAGTTTGCTGCTGAGAATCTCCATCAGACGCTGCTCAGCAAATTTCCTAAAG GTGACGTGGAGAATTTGGAGAAGCTGGTGAGGAAGTGTCTGCTGGACACCTTTCGTCAGACAGATGAGGATTTCCTGAAGAAAGCCTCCAGCCA gaagCCCGCGTGGAAGGACGGCTCCACAGCCACATGTATGCTGGTGGTTGATGATGTTCTGTATGTGGCAAACCTAGGAGACAGTAGA GCAGTGCTGTGTCGCTTGGAGCAGGCTGAGGATTCTGGGAAGAGGAAGTGTGTGACTCTGGCTCTCAGTAAAGAGCACAACCCCACCATATACGAGGAGCGCATGAGGATTCAGAGAGCGGGCGGCtcggtcag GGACGGCCGTGTGCTGGGAGTGCTGGAAGTGTCTCGCTCCATCGGTGACGGTCAGTATAAACGCTGCGGAGTGATTTCCACTCCAGACCTGCGGCGCTGTCAGCTCAGTCGACATGACAA gtttgTTCTCTTGGCATGCGATGGgctttttaaagtgttttctgCAGATGAGGCCCTTCAGTTCGTCCTCAATATTCTAGAG aatGAAGCTGTGGAGCTGAAGGAGGGGCAGAGTGAGGGGGCGGGGCGATTTGAGGCCGCTTGTCAGCGATTGGCCAGTGAGGCAGTGAGGCGGGGCAGTGCAGACAACGTCACTGTCATTCTGGTCTCTATTGAGTTCTga